From the Theobroma cacao cultivar B97-61/B2 chromosome 2, Criollo_cocoa_genome_V2, whole genome shotgun sequence genome, one window contains:
- the LOC18606988 gene encoding LRR receptor-like serine/threonine-protein kinase GSO1, whose amino-acid sequence MDTMKKDFSILLNTSIILFLTCCAFVSVFCQNQELSILLEVKSSFEEDPQNVLHDWSSKTNPNFCTWTGVTCGFSSFDSSSVHVVSLNLSGFSLGGSISPSLGRLQNLLHLDLSSNRLTGPIPTTLSNVPSLESLLLFSNQLSGPIPPQLGSLTSLRVMRIGDNGLTGPIPSTFGNLVNLVTLGLASCNLTGPIPPELGQLARVENLILQDNQLEGPIPPELGNCSSLNVFTAALNNLNGSIPAELGRLKGLQVLNLINNSLSGEIPSQLGELSQLVYLSFMGNHLEGTIPRSLANLGNLQNLDLSLNKLTGGIPEELGQMSELVFLVLSNNNLSCPIPRNICSNTSNLEHLILSEVQLLGEIPPELRLCRSLKQLDLSNNTLNGSIPVELYELLELTDLYLHNNSLVGSISPFIANLSNLQTLALFHNNLEGNLPREIGMLSKLEILYLYENQLSGDLPSEIGNCSSLKMIDFFGNRFTGEIPVTIGRLKELHLLHLRQNALVGYIPATVGNCHQLTILDLADNRLSGVIPASFGYLEALEQLMLYNNSLEGNLPTSLINLANLTRVNLSKNKMNGSIAALCSSRSLLSFDLTNNALDGDIPPELGNSPSLERLRLGKNQFTGRIPGSLGKIRELSLLDLSGNMLSGPIPAELMLCRKLSHIDLNNNFLSGLVPPWLGGLPQLGEIRLSSNQFFGALPRELFNCSKLLVLCLDGNSLNGTLVGEIGNLLSLNVLNLNRNQLSGPIPPTIGKLSKLYELQLSWNSFNGDIPTDLGQLQNLQSILDLSNNNLTGQIPPSIGTLSKLEALDLSHNQLIGEVPPQIGDMSSLGKLNLSCNKLQGKLSKQLSHWPAEAFEGNLNLCGSPLDRCNNLPSSKQQSALSETSVVVISAISTLAAIALLALIVATFLKQRREYAKRASEVNCTYSSSSSQPRRRLLFQNGAAKQDYKWEDIMQATKHLSDEFVIGSGGSGTVYKAELPKGETVAVKKISWKEDLLLNRSFTREIKTLGRIRHRHLVKLMGYCRNRVAGLNLLIYEYMENGSVWDWLHRKPVNIKKKSVDWEARIRIAVGLAQGVEYLHHDCVPKIVHRDIKSSNVLLDSNMDAHLGDFGLAKSLAENHDSNTESNSWFAGSYGYIAPEYAYTLKATEKSDVYSMGIVLMELVSGKMPTDACFGVDMDMVRWVETRMEMQGSDRGELIDPALKPLLPGEESAAYQVLEIALQCTKTTAQERPATRQASDQLIHVLNNRMVDFDKMT is encoded by the exons ATGGACACGATGAAAAAGGACTTCTCCATCCTCCTAAATACTAGTATTATACTCTTTTTAACATGTTGTGCATTCGTTTCTGTTTTCTGCCAAAACCAAGAGTTATCAATTCTCTTAGAGGTGAAGAGCTCGTTCGAAGAAGACCCTCAAAATGTGCTGCATGACTGGTCCTCTAAAACCAACCCCAATTTCTGTACTTGGACAGGAGTTACTTGTGGCTTCAGCTCCTTCGATAGCTCATCAGTCCATGTAGTGAGCCTAAACCTTTCTGGATTCTCACTCGGTGGGTCAATATCACCCTCGCTTGGTCGTTTACAGAACCTACTCCACCTTGATCTTTCATCTAACCGCCTTACGGGCCCCATCCCAACCACCCTCTCTAACGTTCCTTCTTTGGAATCTTTGCTTCTCTTCTCAAACCAACTCTCTGGTCCCATCCCACCTCAGCTGggttcactcaccagtctcCGAGTCATGCGAATAGGTGATAATGGGCTCACTGGTCCCATTCCTTCCACATTTGGCAACCTAGTCAACTTGGTCACCCTTGGCTTAGCCTCATGCAATCTGACAGGCCCAATTCCCCCCGAACTGGGTCAACTCGCTCGAGTTGAGAACTTGATTCTGCAGGATAATCAACTTGAGGGCCCTATCCCACCTGAGCTGGGGAATTGTTCAAGCCTCAACGTATTTACTGCAGCTCTCAACAACCTTAATGGATCCATTCCAGCGGAATTGGGTCGTCTCAAGGGCCTTCAAGTTCTCAATTTGATTAACAACAGTCTGTCAGGGGAGATACCGAGTCAACTTGGTGAATTGAGCCAACTCGTTTATCTCAGTTTTATGGGGAACCATCTTGAAGGTACAATCCCGAGGTCATTAGCGAACTTGGGCAATCTTCAGAATCTTGATTTGTCGTTAAACAAGCTCACTGGAGGCATTCCTGAAGAGTTGGGCCAGATGAGTGAGCTGGTGTTTTTGGTTCTATCAAACAACAATCTTTCATGTCCAATACCAAGAAACATATGTTCCAACACTAGCAATTTGGAGCATCTCATTCTATCAGAGGTTCAACTTTTAGGTGAAATTCCGCCGGAATTGAGACTCTGTCGATCGTTGAAGCAGCTTGATTTGTCCAACAATACGCTAAACGGATCAATACCGGTTGAACTTTATGAGCTGCTTGAATTGACCGATCTCTATCTCCACAACAACAGCTTGGTTGGTTCAATTTCTCCATTCATAGCAAACCTCAGCAACTTGCAGACGCTTGCACTGTTTCACAACAATTTGGAGGGCAACTTGCCCAGAGAAATTGGAATGCTGAGCAAACTTGAAATCTTATATCTGTATGAAAATCAACTGTCTGGAGATCTGCCTTCGGAGATTGGTAATTGTTCAAGCCTGAAAATGATTGACTTCTTTGGCAATCGTTTCACTGGGGAGATTCCCGTTACTATTGGCAGACTGAAGGAGCTGCATCTTCTTCATCTGAGGCAAAATGCGCTTGTGGGTTATATTCCAGCCACGGTGGGTAACTGTCATCAACTAACCATCCTGGACTTAGCAGACAATCGCCTATCTGGTGTCATTCCCGCGAGTTTCGGGTACCTTGAAGCCCTGGAGCAGCTCATGCTTTACAACAATTCACTTGAAGGTAATCTCCCCACTTCATTGATCAATTTAGCGAACCTGACAAGAGTCAATCTgtccaaaaacaaaatgaatggCAGCATTGCTGCATTGTGTAGTTCACGctctttgctttcttttgATTTAACAAACAATGCATTGGATGGTGACATCCCTCCGGAGCTTGGTAATTCACCTTCTCTTGAGAGACTAAGATTAGGCAAAAACCAATTCACTGGCAGAATCCCCGGATCATTGGGCAAGATTCGTGAACTGTCACTATTAGATCTCTCGGGTAATATGCTCAGTGGACCTATACCAGCTGAGCTGATGTTGTGCAGGAAACTGAGTCATATTGATCTAAATAACAACTTCCTTTCTGGACTGGTACCACCATGGCTTGGTGGTTTGCCTCAACTAGGGGAGATTAGGCTCTCCTCCAATCAATTTTTTGGGGCTCTTCCTCGAGAACTTTTCAATTGTTCCAAGTTGTTGGTACTCTGCCTTGATGGCAATTCGCTCAATGGAACTCTAGTTGGTGAAATTGGAAACTTGTTATCTCTTAATGTGCTCAACCTCAACAGAAACCAACTTTCTGGACCTATTCCTCCGACCATAGGCAAGCTAAGCAAGTTGTATGAGCTACAGCTCTCATGGAACAGCTTCAATGGGGATATACCAACTGATCTTGGACAACTCCAGAATCTTCAAAGCATTCTAGATCTCAGTAACAACAATCTCACCGGACAAATCCCACCTTCTATTGGAACGCTATCCAAGCTCGAAGCCCTCGATCTTTCTCACAATCAACTCATCGGGGAAGTCCCTCCTCAAATTGGTGACATGAGCAGCTTGGGCAAGCTTAATCTCTCCTGCAACAAGCTTCAAGGCAAATTAAGCAAACAGTTGTCACACTGGCCAGCTGAGGCATTTGAAGGGAACTTAAATCTATGTGGAAGCCCGCTTGATCGTTGCAACAACCTTCCATCCAGCAAGCAGCAATCAGCCCTAAGCGAAACATCCGTGGTGGTGATATCAGCAATTTCAACTCTAGCTGCAATTGCTCTGCTGGCGCTGATAGTAGCCACCTTCTTGAAACAGAGGAGAGAATATGCCAAGAGAGCCAGTGAAGTGAATTGCACATACTCTTCCAGTTCTTCACAACCACGAAGAAGGCTACTCTTCCAGAATGGGGCCGCTAAGCAAGACTATAAATGGGAAGACATCATGCAAGCCACAAAACATCTAAGTGATGAGTTTGTCATTGGCTCAGGAGGATCTGGAACAGTGTACAAAGCTGAATTACCAAAGGGAGAAACAGTGGCTGTCAAAAAGATTTCATGGAAGGAGGATCTTCTATTGAATAGAAGCTTCACAAGAGAAATTAAGACACTTGGGAGGATAAGGCACAGGCATCTAGTGAAGTTGATGGGGTATTGTAGGAACAGAGTGGCTGGTTTGAATCTCCTGATATACGAGTACATGGAGAACGGAAGTGTGTGGGATTGGCTGCATAGGAAACCGGTGAATATCAAGAAGAAGAGCGTTGATTGGGAGGCTAGGATAAGGATTGCAGTGGGGTTAGCGCAAGGAGTGGAGTACCTCCACCATGACTGCGTGCCAAAGATTGTTCATCGGGACATCAAATCAAGCAACGTGCTGCTAGATTCTAATATGGACGCTCATTTGGGAGATTTCGGGCTTGCAAAATCACTTGCTGAGAATCATGACTCCAACACAGAATCAAATTCATGGTTTGCAGGGTCTTATGGTTATATTGCGCCAG AGTATGCTTACACATTGAAGGCAACTGAGAAGAGTGACGTTTACAGTATGGGCATTGTGCTAATGGAGCTTGTCAGCGGGAAAATGCCGACTGATGCCTGTTTTGGTGTAGACATGGACATGGTGAGATGGGTGGAGACGCGAATGGAAATGCAAGGTTCTGATCGTGGGGAACTGATAGATCCTGCTTTGAAACCCCTCTTACCCGGCGAGGAATCTGCAGCATATCAGGTGCTTGAAATAGCACTGCAGTGCACGAAAACCACCGCACAAGAGAGGCCAGCCACCCGGCAAGCAAGTGATCAACTCATTCATGTATTGAACAACAGGATGGTGGATTTTGACAAGATGACATGA